From the Hymenobacter yonginensis genome, one window contains:
- a CDS encoding RNA polymerase sigma factor, translating into MSPAAPSTAFVAVVNEYQPLLRRVCRLYCPDADDRQDLFQEIVLQLWRAWPNYVPQAGAKLSTWLYRIALNVAISNLRQRTRRPQALRLEGEALQLAQETEPPNYEPEDMAALYRAINCLSDVDKAFVLLYLEERTYEEMADILGITQNNVRVKMHRVQDKIRQHLTRPV; encoded by the coding sequence ATGAGCCCTGCTGCACCCTCTACTGCCTTTGTTGCCGTTGTGAATGAGTACCAGCCGCTGCTGCGGCGCGTGTGCCGGCTGTACTGCCCGGACGCCGACGACCGGCAGGACCTGTTCCAGGAAATAGTGCTGCAGCTCTGGCGGGCCTGGCCCAACTACGTGCCGCAGGCTGGCGCCAAGTTAAGCACTTGGCTGTACCGCATTGCCCTGAACGTGGCCATCAGCAACCTGCGCCAGCGCACCCGCCGCCCGCAGGCCCTGCGCCTGGAGGGCGAGGCGCTGCAGCTGGCGCAGGAAACCGAGCCGCCCAACTACGAGCCCGAGGATATGGCGGCCCTCTACCGCGCCATCAACTGCCTCTCCGACGTCGACAAGGCCTTTGTGCTGCTGTATCTGGAGGAGCGCACCTACGAGGAAATGGCCGACATTCTCGGCATCACCCAAAACAACGTGCGCGTGAAAATGCACCGCGTGCAGGACAA
- the dnaJ gene encoding molecular chaperone DnaJ: MAAKRDYYEVLGVAKNAAADEIKKAYRKVAIKYHPDKNPDDPTAEDKFKEAAEAYEVLSDPNKKARYDQYGHQGMGGNGGGPNMEDIFSQFGDIFGGGGFEGFFGGGGRGQGGRRVRKGSNLRIKLKLDLEEVANGVEKKIKVKRYVACNTCSGTGAKNGTDLKTCGTCNGQGQVKRVVNTMLGQMVSASTCPTCEGEGKVVTSKCDVCHGDGRQLHEEVIPINIPAGVAEGMQLSMNGKGNFPERGGVPGDLLIQIEEEPHESLKRDGNNIMFEQYISFVDAALGASIEVPTIEGKVKIKVDAGTQPGKILRLRGKGIKDINGYGRGDQLIHLSVWTPKNVTGEERELLEKLRNAQNFTPNPGKNEKGFFEKVKEYFQ; encoded by the coding sequence ATGGCAGCGAAGCGAGATTATTACGAGGTGCTGGGCGTAGCCAAAAACGCAGCCGCGGATGAGATTAAGAAGGCCTACCGCAAGGTGGCCATCAAATATCACCCCGACAAAAACCCCGACGACCCAACGGCCGAAGACAAGTTCAAGGAAGCCGCTGAGGCCTACGAAGTGCTGTCGGACCCCAACAAAAAGGCCCGCTACGACCAGTACGGCCACCAGGGCATGGGCGGCAACGGCGGTGGCCCGAACATGGAGGACATCTTCTCCCAGTTCGGCGACATCTTCGGCGGCGGCGGCTTCGAGGGCTTCTTTGGCGGCGGCGGACGCGGCCAGGGCGGGCGGCGGGTGCGCAAAGGCTCCAACCTGCGCATCAAGCTGAAGCTGGACCTGGAAGAGGTGGCCAACGGCGTCGAGAAGAAGATCAAGGTGAAGCGCTACGTAGCGTGTAACACTTGCTCGGGCACCGGCGCCAAAAACGGCACCGACCTCAAAACCTGCGGCACCTGCAACGGCCAAGGCCAGGTGAAGCGCGTGGTGAACACAATGCTCGGCCAGATGGTGAGTGCCTCTACCTGCCCCACCTGCGAAGGAGAAGGCAAAGTAGTGACCAGCAAGTGCGACGTCTGCCACGGCGACGGCCGCCAGCTGCACGAGGAGGTTATTCCGATTAACATCCCGGCGGGCGTGGCCGAAGGCATGCAGCTAAGCATGAACGGCAAAGGCAACTTCCCGGAGCGCGGCGGCGTGCCCGGCGACCTGCTCATTCAGATTGAGGAGGAGCCGCACGAGTCGTTGAAGCGCGACGGCAACAACATCATGTTCGAGCAGTACATCTCGTTCGTGGATGCCGCGCTGGGCGCCAGCATCGAGGTGCCGACCATCGAGGGCAAGGTGAAGATTAAGGTGGATGCCGGCACGCAGCCCGGCAAAATCCTGCGTTTGCGCGGCAAGGGCATCAAGGACATCAACGGCTACGGCCGTGGCGACCAGCTGATCCACCTCAGCGTCTGGACCCCGAAGAACGTGACCGGCGAAGAGCGGGAGCTGCTGGAGAAGCTGCGCAATGCTCAGAACTTCACCCCGAACCCCGGCAAGAACGAGAAAGGCTTCTTCGAGAAAGTGAAGGAGTACTTCCAATAA
- a CDS encoding adenylate kinase: MLNLVLFGPPGAGKGTQSQKLIARYNLVHLSTGDLLRAQISQGTELGLRAKQLMDEGLLVPDEVVIGMIDSALQTNKQAAGFIFDGFPRTVPQAESLDRLLAEHETKVSCMVALEVAEEELVTRLLERGKTSGRPDDQDETKIRKRVTVYNTETAQVAGYYAAQQKFHALNGIGAIEDIFGQICGIIEKHQPASSESSHQATDEVKA, translated from the coding sequence ATGCTGAATCTCGTGCTCTTCGGCCCGCCCGGCGCCGGTAAAGGAACGCAAAGCCAGAAGCTGATTGCCCGCTATAATCTGGTGCACCTCTCCACCGGCGATTTGCTCCGTGCCCAGATTTCCCAGGGCACTGAACTCGGCCTGCGTGCCAAACAACTCATGGATGAAGGCCTGCTCGTACCCGACGAAGTGGTCATCGGCATGATCGACAGCGCCCTGCAAACCAACAAGCAGGCCGCCGGCTTCATCTTCGACGGCTTCCCGCGCACCGTGCCCCAGGCCGAAAGCCTCGACCGCCTGCTGGCCGAGCACGAAACTAAGGTGTCGTGCATGGTGGCCCTGGAAGTAGCCGAGGAAGAGCTGGTAACGCGCCTGCTGGAGCGGGGCAAAACCTCCGGCCGCCCCGACGACCAGGACGAAACCAAAATCCGCAAGCGCGTGACGGTGTACAATACCGAAACCGCCCAGGTAGCCGGCTACTACGCCGCGCAGCAGAAATTCCATGCCCTCAACGGCATCGGCGCCATCGAAGACATCTTCGGGCAGATCTGCGGCATCATCGAGAAGCACCAGCCCGCCTCTTCCGAAAGCAGCCATCAGGCTACCGACGAAGTAAAAGCGTAA
- the hpt gene encoding hypoxanthine phosphoribosyltransferase, which yields MNPDHISLHDKQFEPYLPAQQLAASIQQLATQLNHDYAGKTPLLVAVLNGSFMFASDLMKALAVPCEISFIRVASYQGTSSTGTVQEVLGLTEDIRGRHVIIVEDIVDTGHTMRRLLDTLGAREPASLEVATLFLKPECLQHELPIRYVGLSIPNDFIVGYGLDFDGLGRNYPDVYKAVGS from the coding sequence ATGAATCCGGACCATATTTCGCTGCACGACAAACAGTTCGAGCCCTACCTGCCGGCACAGCAGCTGGCCGCCAGCATTCAGCAGCTGGCCACCCAGCTCAACCACGACTACGCCGGCAAGACGCCGCTGCTGGTAGCGGTGCTCAACGGCTCGTTTATGTTCGCCTCCGACCTGATGAAGGCGCTGGCCGTTCCGTGCGAGATTTCCTTTATCCGCGTGGCCTCGTACCAGGGCACCAGCAGCACCGGTACCGTGCAGGAAGTGCTGGGCCTGACCGAAGACATCCGGGGCCGCCACGTCATCATCGTCGAGGACATCGTGGATACGGGCCACACTATGCGCCGCCTGCTCGATACGCTGGGCGCCCGCGAGCCCGCCTCGCTGGAAGTGGCCACCCTGTTTCTCAAGCCTGAGTGCCTGCAGCACGAGCTGCCCATCCGCTACGTGGGCCTGAGCATCCCCAATGATTTCATTGTCGGCTACGGTCTCGATTTTGACGGACTGGGCCGCAATTATCCGGACGTGTACAAGGCCGTAGGCAGCTGA
- the obgE gene encoding GTPase ObgE, whose product MASNNFIDYVKINCRSGKGGAGSHHFFRAKGLPNGGPDGGDGGRGGHIILEGSSQLWTLLHLQYRKHLIAKPGEGGGENLRSGAQGEDIIIQVPLGTVARDAETGEKKLEITEDGQRLILTPGGRGGWGNDHFKSATNQAPAYAQPGEPGIDEWVILELKLLADVGLVGFPNAGKSTLLSVVSAAKPKIADYAFTTLTPNLGVVAYRDYKSFVMADIPGIIEGAAEGKGLGTRFLRHIERNSILLFMISCDSPDINAEYEVLLSELEQFNPELLEKQRLLAITKSDMLDEELEAEIRATLPTDLPTVFISSLANKNIQQLKDLIWEALQQNRAVAAVATRQSQQEEEGEEPETTAQPDEEQE is encoded by the coding sequence GTGGCTTCCAATAATTTCATCGACTACGTCAAAATCAACTGTCGCTCGGGTAAAGGCGGGGCGGGTTCGCACCACTTTTTCCGCGCTAAAGGCCTGCCCAACGGCGGCCCCGATGGTGGCGACGGCGGCCGCGGCGGCCACATCATCCTGGAAGGCAGCTCCCAGCTCTGGACGCTGCTGCACCTGCAATACCGCAAGCACCTGATTGCCAAGCCCGGTGAAGGCGGCGGCGAAAACCTGCGCAGCGGCGCCCAGGGTGAAGACATCATCATCCAGGTGCCGCTCGGCACCGTGGCCCGCGACGCCGAAACCGGCGAGAAGAAGCTGGAAATCACCGAGGACGGCCAGCGCCTGATCCTGACGCCCGGCGGCCGCGGCGGCTGGGGCAACGACCACTTCAAGTCGGCCACCAACCAGGCCCCGGCTTACGCCCAGCCCGGCGAGCCCGGCATTGATGAGTGGGTGATTTTGGAGCTGAAGCTGCTGGCCGACGTGGGCCTGGTGGGCTTCCCGAATGCCGGCAAAAGCACGCTGCTCTCCGTGGTATCGGCGGCCAAGCCCAAGATTGCCGATTACGCCTTCACCACCCTCACGCCCAACCTGGGCGTAGTGGCCTACCGCGACTACAAGTCGTTTGTGATGGCCGATATTCCGGGCATCATTGAGGGCGCGGCCGAGGGCAAAGGCCTGGGTACGCGCTTCCTGCGCCACATCGAGCGCAACTCCATTCTACTGTTCATGATCAGCTGCGACTCGCCGGACATCAACGCCGAGTACGAAGTGCTGCTCAGCGAGCTGGAGCAGTTCAACCCCGAGCTGCTGGAAAAGCAGCGCCTGCTGGCCATCACCAAGTCCGACATGCTGGACGAGGAACTGGAGGCGGAAATCCGGGCTACGCTGCCCACCGACCTGCCGACGGTATTCATCTCCAGCTTGGCCAACAAGAACATCCAGCAGTTGAAAGACCTGATCTGGGAGGCGCTGCAGCAAAACCGCGCCGTTGCGGCCGTGGCGACGCGCCAGAGTCAGCAGGAGGAAGAAGGCGAGGAGCCCGAAACCACCGCGCAACCCGACGAAGAGCAGGAGTAA
- a CDS encoding glycosyltransferase family 4 protein produces the protein MRILFIVPYPPGRAPSQRFRFEQYLPLLTQAGHSYRLASFISEDTWAILYKPGHALAKATGILAGFLRRFLLLFSVPAYDYVFVHREASPIGPPVFEWLIAKVLGKKVIYDFDDAIWIPNTSEANKIVAGVKWHHKVGIICRWAYKISCGNVYLRDYARQFNPNAVVNPTTIDTVNLHNRVRDQRAPGCLVIGWTGTHSTLKYLEQVVPVLAELEQHYDFEFRVISNQPPELPLRSLNFQPWRKDTEIEDLAGLHIGLMPLEDDPWAKGKCAFKALQYMALGIPALVSPVGMNTEVVQSDVNGYVCTTAADWRQALEKLMRDPELRIQLGEAARATIVERYSVLANEQNFLNLFS, from the coding sequence ATGCGTATTCTCTTCATCGTACCCTACCCGCCGGGCCGGGCCCCGTCGCAGCGTTTTCGGTTCGAACAATATCTACCCCTGCTCACTCAGGCAGGACATTCTTACCGGCTGGCCTCGTTCATTTCAGAAGATACCTGGGCCATCCTTTACAAGCCGGGCCACGCGCTGGCCAAAGCTACCGGCATTCTGGCTGGCTTCCTGCGGCGGTTTCTGCTGCTGTTTTCGGTGCCGGCCTACGATTACGTATTCGTTCACCGCGAAGCCTCGCCCATTGGTCCGCCGGTATTTGAGTGGCTGATTGCGAAGGTGCTGGGCAAGAAGGTCATCTACGACTTCGACGACGCCATCTGGATTCCGAATACTTCGGAGGCCAACAAAATTGTGGCCGGCGTGAAGTGGCACCACAAGGTGGGTATCATTTGCCGCTGGGCCTACAAAATCAGCTGCGGCAACGTTTATCTGCGCGATTACGCCCGGCAGTTCAACCCCAACGCCGTCGTCAACCCCACGACCATTGACACCGTCAATCTGCACAACCGTGTCCGGGACCAGCGCGCGCCCGGCTGCCTGGTAATTGGCTGGACCGGCACCCACTCCACCCTGAAATACTTGGAGCAGGTGGTGCCGGTATTAGCCGAGCTGGAGCAGCACTACGATTTCGAGTTTCGCGTGATTTCCAACCAGCCGCCCGAACTCCCGCTTCGCTCGCTCAACTTTCAGCCCTGGCGCAAGGACACGGAAATCGAAGATTTGGCCGGCCTGCATATTGGCCTGATGCCGCTGGAAGATGATCCGTGGGCGAAAGGCAAATGCGCCTTCAAAGCCCTACAGTATATGGCGCTGGGCATTCCGGCCCTAGTGTCGCCGGTGGGCATGAACACGGAAGTGGTGCAATCCGACGTAAACGGCTACGTCTGCACCACGGCCGCCGACTGGCGCCAGGCTCTGGAGAAGCTCATGCGTGACCCGGAATTGCGCATTCAGCTGGGGGAGGCCGCGCGGGCCACTATCGTGGAGCGCTACTCAGTGCTGGCCAACGAGCAGAATTTCCTGAACCTGTTCTCGTAG
- a CDS encoding nucleotide exchange factor GrpE: protein MADDKTNHPDDTQFDHAAGELTQEPNAPEVGEVEGAEAAAPGSKTEAELADLKDKYLRLAAEFENYKRRTTKERADLFKTANQELMAALLPVLDDFDRARHHTKDTDDANAVRESIDIIHNKLQKTLNQKGLTPMETKGGAFDPDLHEAITQIPAPSEDLKGKIVDEVERGYYLGDKVIRHAKVVLGQ from the coding sequence ATGGCTGACGATAAAACCAACCACCCCGACGATACCCAATTCGACCACGCCGCTGGCGAGCTGACCCAGGAGCCCAATGCCCCCGAAGTAGGGGAGGTAGAAGGCGCTGAAGCTGCCGCGCCCGGCTCGAAAACCGAAGCCGAGCTGGCCGACCTGAAAGACAAGTACCTGCGCCTGGCCGCCGAGTTTGAGAATTACAAGCGCCGCACCACCAAGGAGCGCGCCGACCTGTTCAAGACCGCCAACCAGGAGCTGATGGCGGCCCTGCTGCCCGTGCTCGACGACTTCGACCGGGCCCGCCACCACACCAAGGACACCGACGATGCCAACGCCGTGCGCGAAAGCATCGACATCATTCATAACAAGCTGCAGAAAACCCTCAACCAGAAGGGGCTGACGCCGATGGAAACCAAAGGCGGCGCGTTCGACCCCGACCTGCACGAGGCCATCACCCAGATTCCGGCCCCGTCGGAAGACCTGAAAGGAAAGATTGTGGACGAAGTGGAGCGCGGCTATTACCTCGGCGACAAGGTAATCCGGCACGCCAAGGTGGTGCTGGGGCAGTAA
- a CDS encoding sodium-translocating pyrophosphatase, producing MMTVLYAVPALGVLALLYTWVRSGWVSRQDAGDERMRTIAGYIADGAIAFLKAEYRVMAIFGLIASAFLFYLGSTGEKSSPVIVIAFLIGAVFSALAGFIGMKIATKANVRTAQAARTSLSRALNVSFSGGSVMGMGVAGLAVLGLGSLFIVFYQLFVVSKGGGANGIEMETALEVLTGFSLGAESIALFARVGGGIYTKAADVGADLVGKVEAGIPEDDPRNPATIADNVGDNVGDVAGMGADLFGSYVATILATMVLGREVVATGDQFQGLSPILLPMVIAGMGIIASLIGILCVRVKEGGNVQAALNLGNYVSVIVSGIASYFIIRWMLPTESLVIRGVTFSAMQVFYAVVVGLIVGTLMSIITEYYTAMGKRPVLSIVRQSSTGHATTVIGGLAVGMESTVLPILVLAAGIVLSYECAGLYGVAIAAAGMMATTAMQLAIDAFGPIADNAGGIAEMSELPKEVRERTDILDAVGNTTAATGKGFAIASAALTSLALFAAFMGTANITSIDISNARVLAGLFVGAMIPFIFSALAISAVGRAAMAMVQEVRRQFREIPGIMEGTGRPEYEKCVAISTQAAIREMMLPGAIALVVPIIVGFAFGPEVLGGTLAGVTVSGVLMAMFQSNAGGAWDNAKKSFEKGVMIDGKMEYKGSDAHKASVTGDTVGDPFKDTSGPSMNILIKLMSIVSLVIAPHIAAPNRGVAPAHLVPRTEVDVRPKVRFADVTDHAAEAVFVLLRKQL from the coding sequence ATGATGACTGTTCTTTACGCAGTGCCCGCGTTGGGTGTCCTGGCCTTGCTGTACACGTGGGTCCGTTCGGGCTGGGTGAGCCGCCAGGATGCCGGCGACGAGCGAATGCGCACCATTGCCGGCTACATTGCCGACGGCGCCATTGCCTTCCTGAAAGCCGAATACCGCGTGATGGCCATCTTCGGCCTGATTGCCTCCGCATTCCTGTTTTACCTGGGCAGCACTGGCGAAAAGTCCAGCCCCGTCATCGTCATTGCCTTCCTGATTGGGGCTGTGTTTTCGGCGCTGGCTGGCTTCATCGGGATGAAGATTGCCACCAAGGCCAACGTGCGCACAGCCCAGGCCGCCCGCACTAGCTTGAGCCGAGCCCTGAACGTGTCGTTTTCGGGCGGCTCGGTGATGGGCATGGGGGTGGCCGGCCTGGCGGTGCTGGGGCTGGGTTCGTTGTTTATCGTGTTCTATCAGCTGTTTGTGGTGAGCAAGGGCGGCGGCGCCAATGGCATTGAGATGGAAACCGCGCTGGAAGTTTTGACCGGCTTCTCGCTGGGGGCGGAAAGCATTGCCCTGTTTGCCCGCGTGGGCGGCGGCATATACACCAAAGCCGCCGACGTGGGCGCCGACCTCGTGGGCAAGGTGGAAGCCGGCATCCCCGAAGACGACCCCCGCAACCCCGCCACCATCGCCGACAACGTGGGCGACAACGTGGGCGACGTCGCTGGCATGGGCGCCGACCTGTTCGGCTCCTACGTGGCTACTATTCTGGCCACCATGGTACTGGGCCGCGAGGTAGTGGCCACCGGCGACCAGTTCCAGGGCCTTTCCCCGATTCTGCTCCCGATGGTGATTGCCGGCATGGGCATCATCGCCTCGCTGATTGGCATCCTGTGCGTGCGGGTGAAGGAAGGCGGCAACGTGCAGGCGGCCCTCAATCTGGGCAACTACGTGTCCGTCATTGTGTCGGGCATTGCCTCCTACTTCATCATCCGCTGGATGCTGCCCACTGAGTCGCTCGTAATTCGGGGCGTCACGTTCAGCGCCATGCAGGTGTTTTATGCCGTAGTAGTGGGTTTGATTGTGGGCACGCTGATGAGCATCATTACGGAGTACTACACGGCCATGGGCAAGCGGCCGGTGCTGAGCATCGTGCGCCAAAGCTCCACCGGCCATGCCACTACCGTTATCGGCGGGCTGGCCGTGGGCATGGAGTCCACGGTGCTCCCAATCCTCGTGCTGGCAGCCGGCATCGTGCTCAGCTACGAGTGCGCCGGCCTCTACGGCGTAGCTATTGCGGCGGCCGGCATGATGGCCACCACCGCCATGCAACTGGCCATCGACGCCTTCGGCCCCATTGCAGACAACGCCGGCGGCATTGCCGAGATGAGCGAGCTGCCCAAAGAAGTGCGCGAGCGGACCGACATTCTCGACGCCGTCGGCAACACCACGGCGGCTACCGGCAAGGGCTTTGCCATTGCTTCGGCGGCCCTTACTTCGCTGGCGCTGTTTGCCGCCTTCATGGGCACGGCCAACATCACCAGTATCGACATCAGCAACGCCCGCGTGCTGGCCGGTCTGTTTGTGGGGGCCATGATTCCGTTCATCTTCTCGGCCCTGGCTATTTCGGCGGTGGGGCGCGCGGCTATGGCTATGGTGCAGGAAGTGCGCCGGCAGTTTCGCGAGATTCCGGGCATCATGGAAGGCACCGGCCGGCCTGAGTACGAGAAGTGCGTCGCCATCAGCACCCAGGCCGCCATCCGCGAAATGATGCTGCCGGGCGCCATTGCGCTGGTGGTACCCATCATCGTGGGCTTCGCCTTTGGGCCCGAGGTGCTGGGCGGCACGCTGGCCGGCGTCACGGTGAGCGGCGTGCTGATGGCCATGTTCCAGAGCAACGCCGGTGGCGCCTGGGACAACGCTAAGAAGAGCTTCGAGAAAGGCGTGATGATTGACGGCAAGATGGAATACAAAGGCTCCGACGCCCACAAAGCCTCCGTCACCGGCGACACCGTCGGTGACCCGTTCAAGGATACCTCCGGCCCCAGCATGAACATCCTCATCAAGCTGATGAGCATCGTGAGCCTGGTAATTGCCCCGCACATTGCCGCCCCGAACCGGGGCGTGGCACCGGCCCACCTGGTGCCGCGTACCGAAGTGGACGTACGGCCCAAAGTGCGCTTTGCCGACGTCACCGACCACGCTGCGGAAGCCGTGTTCGTGCTGTTGCGCAAGCAGTTGTAG
- a CDS encoding M20/M25/M40 family metallo-hydrolase — protein MELLRTLCQIPAPAGNEAALTQFLLNYIQTASPGWQTQPTVLAGEQWQDCIILVFGQPRTAVFAHLDSIGFTVRYGRQLVRIGGPVLDEGIRLVGRDSQGEIDCTLGSDEETGQPTYEFTRDIDRGTELTYYCDFRETDTTVQSCYLDNRLGVWNALRLCETLQDGIIVFSCWEEHGGGSVAYLAKHIYETYGVRQALISDITWVTEGVHAGQGVAISLRDSLIPRRSYVERIRRIAEAAGIPHQLEVEGSGGSDAKELQHGAQPWDWCFIGAPEDNVHSPDEIVDKRDIASMLALYQELMRQL, from the coding sequence ATGGAGCTTTTACGGACCCTCTGCCAGATTCCGGCCCCTGCCGGAAATGAGGCAGCCCTCACGCAGTTTTTGCTGAACTACATCCAGACGGCCAGCCCCGGCTGGCAGACGCAGCCCACCGTGCTGGCCGGCGAGCAATGGCAGGATTGTATTATTCTGGTTTTTGGCCAGCCCCGTACGGCCGTTTTTGCTCACCTGGACAGCATCGGTTTTACCGTACGCTATGGCCGCCAGCTGGTTCGGATTGGCGGGCCGGTGTTGGATGAAGGGATTCGGCTGGTAGGGCGGGATTCGCAAGGAGAAATTGACTGCACGTTGGGAAGTGATGAAGAAACGGGCCAACCCACGTATGAGTTCACCCGCGACATCGACCGGGGCACCGAACTCACGTATTACTGCGACTTCCGCGAGACGGACACCACCGTGCAAAGCTGCTACCTCGACAACCGCCTTGGGGTCTGGAATGCGTTGCGGCTGTGCGAAACCCTGCAGGATGGCATCATCGTGTTCAGCTGCTGGGAAGAGCACGGCGGCGGGTCGGTGGCCTATCTAGCCAAGCACATCTACGAAACCTACGGGGTGCGGCAGGCCCTGATTTCCGACATCACCTGGGTGACGGAAGGCGTGCATGCCGGCCAAGGTGTGGCCATCTCCCTGCGCGACTCCCTGATTCCGCGCCGCAGCTATGTCGAGCGGATTCGGCGCATTGCGGAGGCGGCCGGTATTCCGCATCAGCTGGAAGTGGAAGGCAGCGGTGGCTCCGATGCCAAGGAGCTGCAGCACGGCGCCCAGCCCTGGGACTGGTGCTTTATCGGCGCCCCCGAAGACAACGTGCACTCCCCCGACGAAATCGTGGACAAGCGCGACATTGCCAGCATGCTGGCCTTGTATCAGGAGCTGATGCGGCAGCTGTAG
- a CDS encoding tetratricopeptide repeat protein, giving the protein MILRLRFVLLLLLLPLLASAQQPDTTRTPIRSIQTENVDVLPNAVDTKGWLLLDKDIQTELEGAVQNLYNCKYDRAEKQFRSLRRRYPQHPMPYFLLGLSQWWKIVPTNIKTKQYDKLFFAYMDSSITKAEALYDADKKNYEACFFLAAAYGFDGRLNAERSNWPRATISAKRALKYLELSKEANGLSPEFLFGQALFNYYSVWIPDNYPLLKPVLLLFPKGSKQLGLQQLRSVADNGFYVGPEAKVFLMRILNNEENNPTAAMPIARELASTYPDNGYFQRFYALLAFNMGEFRESERVSLEILSKLNQGLPGYEGISGRYATYFLGWLMQNRYKDFAKAKDYYQRCIVFAESTDEANGGFYLHANYNLARIAEKEKDLGTARRYYAVVQDIADKKSDQYRESKAFLKKYKK; this is encoded by the coding sequence ATGATTCTTCGCCTCCGATTTGTCCTGTTGCTTCTGCTGCTGCCGCTGTTGGCCAGCGCCCAACAGCCGGACACCACGCGTACGCCCATCCGCAGCATCCAAACGGAGAATGTGGACGTGCTGCCCAACGCCGTTGACACCAAAGGCTGGCTGCTGCTCGACAAGGACATTCAGACGGAGCTGGAAGGCGCCGTGCAGAACCTCTACAACTGTAAGTACGACCGGGCCGAAAAGCAGTTCCGCTCCCTGCGGCGCCGCTATCCGCAGCATCCCATGCCCTACTTCCTGCTGGGCCTGAGCCAATGGTGGAAAATCGTGCCGACCAACATCAAGACCAAGCAGTACGACAAGCTGTTCTTCGCCTACATGGATTCGTCCATTACCAAGGCCGAGGCGCTGTACGATGCCGACAAAAAGAACTACGAAGCCTGCTTTTTCCTAGCCGCCGCCTATGGTTTTGATGGCCGCCTCAACGCCGAGCGCAGCAACTGGCCCCGGGCCACAATAAGCGCCAAGCGTGCCCTGAAGTATCTGGAGCTAAGCAAGGAAGCCAACGGCCTGAGCCCGGAGTTCCTCTTCGGGCAGGCGCTATTCAACTACTACTCCGTCTGGATTCCGGACAACTATCCGCTGCTCAAGCCCGTGCTGCTGCTGTTTCCGAAAGGCAGCAAGCAGCTGGGCCTGCAGCAGCTGCGCAGCGTGGCCGACAACGGCTTCTATGTGGGCCCGGAGGCGAAAGTCTTCCTGATGCGCATCCTTAATAATGAAGAAAACAACCCCACCGCGGCCATGCCCATTGCCCGCGAGCTGGCCTCCACCTATCCTGATAACGGCTATTTCCAGCGCTTCTACGCGTTGCTGGCCTTCAACATGGGTGAGTTTCGGGAGAGTGAGCGGGTGAGCCTGGAGATTCTCAGCAAGCTCAACCAGGGCCTGCCCGGCTACGAAGGCATCAGCGGCCGCTACGCTACCTATTTTCTGGGCTGGCTGATGCAGAACCGCTACAAGGATTTCGCCAAAGCTAAAGACTACTACCAGCGCTGCATTGTATTTGCGGAGAGCACCGATGAAGCCAACGGTGGCTTCTATCTGCACGCCAACTACAACCTAGCGCGCATTGCCGAGAAGGAAAAGGACTTGGGAACCGCCCGCCGCTACTACGCCGTTGTGCAGGATATAGCCGACAAGAAGTCCGACCAGTACCGGGAGTCAAAGGCGTTTTTGAAGAAGTATAAGAAGTAG